The following are from one region of the Salvia splendens isolate huo1 chromosome 2, SspV2, whole genome shotgun sequence genome:
- the LOC121759301 gene encoding uncharacterized protein LOC121759301 gives MVTEVVHEDMGEGSMQCTNHPYKNSTSGGICAACLQEKLGKLVSSSFPVAIFPSSSSSSSSRSDFAAGDAAAAVQPRQLAPSSAKASENGSSGGEGNYYSRRSRLPFVLTQKKKSKKDGGVAVGGSDSGSVVFKRSKSTATPRRGMHFLDENFSDDYSPHRRGFWSFLYMSKHSSVKNSEKDSNFSTVGSSSVNGGGVGSNSGGGGIRPREKKGEDFVVVDENGTPDQSAYDGKVSRSRSVGCGSRSFSGDFFERISTGFGDCTLRRVESQREGKPKAQSVDRMNGQDCIKERVRCGGIFGGFMITSSSSSSYWISSSAEENSKAIRHLSHGRSKSWGWALASPMRAFGSKPSSSSSVKRDNSSSKNVTPNLAAIPSLLAVSG, from the coding sequence ATGGTGACGGAGGTGGTGCATGAGGATATGGGGGAAGGCAGCATGCAATGCACCAACCACCCATACAAAAACAGCACCTCCGGCGGGATCTGCGCCGCCTGTCTTCAAGAGAAGCTCGGGAAACTCGTCTCCTCTTCATTCCCCGTCGCAATTTTCCCTTCCTCCTCGTCTTCGTCCTCCTCTAGATCTGATTTCGCCGCCGGagacgccgccgccgccgtccaGCCCCGCCAACTCGCCCCCTCCTCCGCCAAAGCGTCTGAGAATGGGAGCAGCGGCGGCGAGGGCAACTATTACTCGCGGAGGTCAAGACTGCCCTTTGTTTTGACGCAGAAGAAGAAGAGCAAGAAAGATGGAGGAGTGGCGGTGGGGGGCTCCGATTCCGGCAGCGTTGTTTTCAAGAGGAGCAAATCCACAGCAACTCCCCGAAGAGGTATGCATTTCTTGGATGAAAATTTCTCTGACGATTATAGCCCTCATAGGAGGGGTTTCTGGTCATTTCTTTACATGTCAAAGCATTCTAGTGTTAAAAACAGTGAGAAAGATTCAAACTTTAGCACTGTTGGATCATCTTCTGTCAATGGTGGTGGTGTTGGAAGTaatagtggtggtggtgggatTAGGCCTAGGGAGAAGAAAGGGGAGGATTTTGTGGTGGTGGATGAGAATGGGACCCCTGATCAATCTGCATATGATGGGAAAGTGTCAAGATCCAGATCTGTTGGCTGTGGGAGCAGGAGTTTTTCTGGTGATTTCTTTGAGAGGATTTCGACCGGCTTTGGCGATTGTACCCTCCGCCGTGTTGAGTCGCAGAGGGAAGGGAAGCCCAAGGCACAATCTGTGGATAGGATGAATGGCCAAGATTGCATCAAGGAGAGGGTCAGGTGTGGAGGGATCTTTGGTGGATTCATGATCACCTCGTCTTCGTCTTCCTCGTATTGGATTTCATCATCCGCAGAGGAGAATTCGAAGGCGATTAGGCATCTCTCCCATGGGAGGAGCAAGAGCTGGGGTTGGGCTCTTGCAAGTCCAATGAGGGCTTTTGGTAGcaagccttcttcttcttcctctgtcAAGAGGGATAATAGTAGTAGCAAGAATGTGACACCTAATTTGGCTGCAATTCCTTCTTTACTGGCTGTGAGTGGCTGA